A window of the Buteo buteo chromosome 8, bButBut1.hap1.1, whole genome shotgun sequence genome harbors these coding sequences:
- the LOC142034081 gene encoding olfactory receptor 10AC1-like, translating into MPCEGCTERDNRSTDATLEFLLLGFSELLCLRVLLFLIFLIVHLVTLAGNVMIFVAVVMEPSRPPMLFFLCQLSVIELCYILVVVPKALLSLVVVEGSTISFIGCAAQMHLFVALGGAECFLLVAMSYDRYVAICQPLRYAAVMSEGLCLRLAAACCLGGFAVSLGLTVAVFRLPFCQSRRINHFFCDVPAVLHLACTQSYTPELPLLAACVLLLLLPFLLILTSYVCIAAALLPVTSSAGRGKALSTCLSHLAITLLHYGCATFMYVRPKSSYSPARDKVVSLVYTSVTPLLYPLIYSLRNKEIRGVLRKMLRRTIAQVNWGTISCDVCVCGKF; encoded by the coding sequence ATGCCATGTGAAGGCTGCACGGAGAGGGACAACAGGAGCACCGATGCAACCCTGGAGTTCCTCCTGCTCGGCTTCTCCGAGCTGCTCTGTCTGCGGGTCCTCCTCTTCCTTATCTTTCTCATTGTCCATTTGGTCACGCTGGCAGGGAACGTGATGATCTTCGTGGCAGTGGTTATGGAGCCTTCCCGTCCTCCcatgctcttcttcctctgtcagctctctgtcaTTGAGCTCTGCTACATCTTAGTCGTTGTCCCCAAGGCACTGCTCAGCCTGGTAGTGGTGGAGGGCAGCACCATTTCTTTCATCGGCTGTGCTGCGCAGATGCACCTTTTTGTGGCACTCGGCGGGGCCGAATGCTTCCTCCTGGTAGCCATGTCGTACGACCGCTACGTCGCCATCTGCCAGCCGCTTCGCTACGCGGCCGTGATGAGCGAGGGGCTCTGCCTCAGGCTGGCTGCGGCGTGCTGCCTGGGGGGCTTCGCCGTTTCCCTGGGGTTGACGGTGGCTGTTTTCCGCTTACCTTTCTGTCAGTCGCGTCGCATCAATCACTTCTTCTGCGATGTCCCTGCCGTGCTGCACCTGGCCTGTACGCAGAGTTACACCCCTGAGCTGCCCTTACTGGCTGCCTGcgtgctcctcctgctgctgcccttcctcctGATCCTGACCTCCTATGtctgcattgctgctgctttgttacCCGTCACCTCCTCCGCGGGAAGGGGCAAGGCCCTTTCCACCTGCCTTTCACACTTGGCCATCACCTTGCTACACTACGGATGTGCCACCTTCATGTACGTTCGTCCTAAGTCCAGTTACTCGCCAGCTCGAGACAAGGTGGTGTCTCTGGTCTACACCAGCGTCACTCCATTACTCTATCCCCTCATTTACAGCCTGAGGAACAAGGAAATCAGAGGGGTCCTCAGGAAAATGTTGAGGAGGACAATAGCTCAGGTGAACTGGGGTACTATCAGCtgtgatgtgtgtgtgtgtggtaaGTTTTAG